CCTCGCTGATGTCGAGCACATCGCTGACGGCTTCGATCTCGAGTTCGCGAACCTCGTCGCTGTCGAGTGAGTACTCGTACATGCGAGCGGTGCCGGCGACGGTGTTTCCCTCGATGAAATACAGCGTGCGTCGCTTCGAGTTCAACCCCTCGAACTCGCCCGTGCTGCACCAGGTGTCATGCGTCCGCCAGACGCGCTCCTCACCGGTGCGGAGATTGAGGCGACGATACGTTCCGGGCTTCGACTCATCGCACGCGCGGTTCTCGTCGAAGAAGCCCTCACGGTAGTAGTACACCGTGTCGCCGACCAGGAACGGCACCAGCATGCCCTTGCGCGGCACGTTCTTCAGCGGTGGGCCAATCTTCCAAGGCTTGGTGCCCGTGGGCTCCAGCGTGGCGATGCGCACGCTCCCGTTCTTCTGACGCAGCACCGCGCGTGATTCCCCCTTCACCGGAAAGACGCCCGCGGAGTCCTGGAGGTTGCGGTCGAGCACGCGGATGCCTTGGGACCGCGGGCCGAAGCTCCAGCTCCACCATTCGAGATAGCTGTGGTCACCGGTATGGACGAGCACGCGAGCGCCGTCCTGGGTGAACTGCTGGGGGCTCTGGGTGCGGAAGATGCCGTTGTCGGTCCACGCTTCCGGCCTTCCCGTGGTGACGCCGATGATGCCGTCGAGGTCCCCCATGATGATGAAGTCGCCGCTCTTGTTCACCCCTCCCGGCGTGATTCTGGGTGTGGGAATGTCCCGGCCCGACAACCTCACGTGGGTCATCTTGTTCCCGAACTGACTGCTACTGATGTGAGCCGTCATCGCCCAACGCCCCGTGGAGGGATGAACCACGAGGTTCCACAGCGTACAGGGCTTGGCCTCCCGCTTGAGGACGCCCTTCTCGGGGCCACCGAGCATGCGGAACTCGCGGAACTGCTCGCACTCCACGATGGCGCGAGCACCTTCCGGGTCGACGTACATGAGCTTCCCCTCGGACAGCGCCAAGAGGGGGACAGGGGAAACAACGGGGTCGGTTGACGGAACGGGGTCGGCCCACGCCGTCGCGGACGCGGCCAGCAGCGCGGTCAGCGCCGCGCGCCTCAAGGTGTCGTGCATGCACGTGAAGACGGAGACCTGGTTTTTGTATTCACACTCCGTGCGTCCGGGTGAACTCCATCACCCAATTCGTCTCCCAGGTCTCGCCATCCAGAGAAAAGGCCTGCTCCCACCGTGCGCGGTCCGTCCCTTGCCGCGTCCACCGGAACTGGACCTGAACCGGGCGGCCGTCGTCGGTGTCCTCCCCGTAGAAGACGCCCTGGTCTCCCGTGAAGCCTCCGTGTACGGGAGGCTGCAAGGTGGCCCCGCGACTGTCGACCCAGTAGATGGACCAGCGGCGCTGCTGCAAGTCGAACAGCCGCAGCGCCACGCCGGAGAAGCCGCGCTCGAACTCAGCTTCTTCGACATTGGCCACGCCGCCCAGAAGCCGCCGGCAATTCGCCTTCGAGGAAAAGCGGTCCCACTCGTCACTGCCAGCCAGGCGCTTCTTGAGACGTCGGTTGTGGCAGGTCCATTCGCCCAGGAAGAAGTCGAAGTCGTGCACATCGCCAGTGGGCGCCGGAGGAAGAGGCTTCATGGGGAAGAGTCCTTTCAGGTGATGGCTCAGCGGAGCTGCGAGCGGAGGGTGGGAACCAGCGTCAAATGTTCGAGCGGAGCGCACAACGCGGGGGCGAGCCCGGGCAGCACTTGCTCCGTCCAGGCGGTCGACCGGGCCCGTTGCTCGCGGTGCGACTGGTGGCGTTCCGCGGAGGGGAACACGGTGAGCCACGCCAGGACGTGCTCCCCCGTTCGCACGGGCAGGGCCGGGAAGGTGTTCTCCGCGGGCTCGGTCTGGAACAGACCTTGAGGCGCTGCGCCCAGGTCCCTGAGGACAGGCCGCAGACGCTGTTCAAAGAACCCGTGGAGACGAGCATCGGCGGGGGCCTTCAGGAAAGCGAGCGTCACCTCCACCCGTGAGGTGGGAAGGATGGCCGCGTCTCCATGTGGCCTGGGCGAGCCCGGATGTTCGAGCCCTGTGTCCGCACGCACCGGGCGCAACAGCAGGACATTGTCGGAGTCCTGCATCGTCGCGTTCGCCGCCTCACGGTGCGCCTTCCACACGGGCCCTCCGTAAAAGGCGCCCAGCGCCGCACGCCGGGATGACATGTCCGGGAACCCGCGCAGCCACACGAACCTGTCTGTCCGGTCCTCATCGCGGAACTGCCCGACGATGTGCATCCCCGCCGCTTCCTGAGACTCCACGAAGTGCTGGTCGAAGAGCGCGATGAGGGCGTCTCGCTGGCCAGGCCGCAGGGTGTACTGGCGAAGCTCGAGGACCGAACAACATGGGGTCGGCACGGATGACATGGGGGGCTTCCGGGGTTCGGGGCGGAAGCCATCCTTGCCAGCAAACTGGTAGGGTCATGAAGACCACTTCGGTTCGAATGGGCCCTACCAGTTGAAGACTTCTTCCGGCGTCGTCACCTCGCTGCTGCTCCGGCTGGACCCGCGAATCTCCACGCCGCTCCACGAGCAGATTTTCGAGGGCGTCCGCCTGCGCATCCTCCGCGGAGAGCTGGCGCCCGGATGGCGACTCCCCTCGTCTCGCCAGCTCGCCACGGAGCTGGATGTGGCCCGAAGCACCGTCCTCCAGGCGCTGGATGCGCTCGCCGCCGAGGGCTACATCGTGACCCGAGCCGGCGCCTCGACCCGCGTCGCGCCCGAGCTGCCCATCGCGCCCGAGGACCGGCCTCGGAGTCACGCTGCACACAAGTCCCGAGGCCCCCGGCTTGCCCGTTCGGCTCGGGCCCGGAAGGCCGCGCCAGTGGGTGCGCCCCGGTTGGGCGCGGCGCCCCGTGCCTTTCGCCCGGGCGTCCCCGCGCTCGATTTGTTTCCGGCCGCGTTGTGGGGTCGCACGGTGATGCGCGTCCACACGCGCGCGAGTACCGGGCTGCTGGATGGGGGCGACCCACTGGGACATGCGCCCTTGCGCGAAGCCATCGCCAACCACGTGTCCGCGTCGCGTGGGGTCCGGTGTACCGCCGAGCAGGTCTTCGTGACCTCGGGGACGCAGCAGGCGTTCGACGAAATCCTCGGGCTCTCGCTCGACCCGGGAGACGCGGTCTGGGTGGAAGACCCGGGCTACCCCGGGGTCCGTCGCGCGGTGCTTGCCGCGGGGGGCCTTCCGGTGCCCGTGCCCGTGGATGCGGACGGGCTCGACGTGGGCGCGGGCGTCGCTCGGGCACCCCGTGCACGCGGAGCGGTGGTCGCACCCTCGCATCAGTATCCGCTGGGTGCCACGTTGAGCCTGGCCCGGCGAATGGCGCTGCTGAAGTGGGCGGAGCGCACGCGGTCGGTCATCATTGAAGACGACTACGACAGCGAGTTCCGTCACCGGGGTCGTCCCCTCACCGCGTTGCAGGGGCTGGATGAAACGGGCTGCGTCGTCTACGTCGGCACGTTCAGCAAGTCGATGTTCCCTGGCCTGCGGCTGGGCTTCTTCGTCGCGCCTCCGCCCCTGGTGGATGCCTTCGCCGCGGCCCGAGCGGCCTTTCCCGCACCTGCCTCCGCCCTGGAGCAGGCGGCATTGGCGGTGTTCATCGAGGAGGGCCACTTCGCGCGGCACTTGCGCAGGATGCGGGTGGCCTACAGGGAGCGCGGCGAAGCCTTGCTCGAAGCCCTTCGAGCGGATTGCGCTGGAGCGCTGACGCCCCGCGCCTGTGACACCGGCATGCAGCTCACCGCGTCACTCGCAGCGCCCCTGTCCGACCAGCGGGTCCGCGACGAAGCAGCCCGCCGAGGGGTCGAGGTGGCCGCGCTGTCCGACTACGCCTCCGGCCGACACCGTGAGGGAGGCCTTGTCTTTGGATTCGGGTGCGTGCGGCCAGAGGCGCTCCGTGAAGGGACGCGGACACTGGCCCGCGCGCTGGAGGCGGCACGAGAATTCGGCACGATACGCCCCATGGCAAGACGCCCTTAAGCCTAACGCGGTCCACGCTGTTTTCTGGTGTTCCGTCCCCCAACACGCTTCGGTGCACCTCCCTCCGTGAAACGGCGCCCCAGTGGTCTCGTGCGTCAGAAGACCCGCACGCCATGCACTGGTGGTCGTGCCTGGACGTCGCCCACCTTGCACGCTGCCTGTCTCGCCGCGTTTGCATCCATGCCGCAGCGGCCGGGTTCTGGAGAAGGACCGGAGCGGTCCTTTGCCTCGCACACGCGGCCGACAGTCGCGACGGACACAGAGGGGGACGCCATGAGTCATCATGACGATGGCGAAGGGAGAAGCACCGAAGCGCTCAACCAAGCTTCCCTGGAAGGCGATGAGGAAGATGAGCGCGCCTGGGACGCAATCTGGGCGCTGCGTCGCCGGGGGACTCGCGACGTGCTGAACGCCGCAATCCATCTGCTTGGTAGTTCGTCCGCGAAGGAGCGATGAGTGAATTCTGAGACCGGTGGGCGGCCCAAGCCGATTCACGGAGAAGCTGTCCGTCGCGCACGCGGCGGCGAAATCAGGGCGATAGCAATAACCCCACGAAGGACGCGCTGACACCCGTTGTCACACTGCCCCCACGTTCATTCGTCGTGCCCCTGCGTGCCCCGTTTTCATCTCCCTGCGAGTCGGCCAGGCGCCCGCCGTGGTGTTTCACGGCGAATTCGCAGCCACCGTCTGAATTCATACACGCCGCACGGCCGTGGACTCCCGACGCAACAACAAGTGTGCGATACACTGGAAAGGAGTCCCGATGTCGACGGTCGGAATCTACATGCTGCCCGAATACGGCGGCCTCAACGCGACCTTCTCTCTGGCGGGGGCGATGGTGCGCCGGGGCCATCGTGTCCGCTACTTCGTGCCGGAGTCCTTCGCGGAACATGTGTCGCGGCAGGGCTTCGAGTTCAGCCGATACACGCAATCCCTCCGTGTCACCGCGAGCTGGGCAACTCGCGTGCCGGGTGTTCGTTTCCTGCACCTGCGCGCGCGATACCACGAGCACCTCGCGGCGGCATTCAACGCCTGGGTGGACACGGATGGGATCGATGGCGTCCTCGTCGATCCCGTGGTGTGGGACATCGCCGCGGGAGCGCACGAGCGCGGGCTGCCATACCTCAGCCTCAACCCAACCTACGCGGCCCCATTCTCGCTTGATTATCCCTCCGTCCACTCGTCGGCCATCCCCAGTTCCAGTGGCCCACTCGCCCGCGCACGCAACCTCGTGACGTGGTCGCTCCATGCGAAAATCCCCGTGCGCCGGGGACTGTACGACCACGGAATCCGTTGGGCGGGGCACTCCGCGTTCCGAAGCATGCGGCGCGCAGGACGCCGTGTGCGATGGGGAGACTTCGGTTATCGGCCCGACGTGGAGGAGCTGGTGATTGGCCCCAGCGCGCTGGACTTCGAGCCGCTGCGAGCACTTCCCGGCAGGCACTACCTGGGCACCTGTGTGGAGCCCGCACGCGACGACGGCGCATTCGATTGGACCGGCCATGACGCCTCGAAGCCGCTGGCGTACTGCTCGCTGGGGACGTTCGCTGAGTTCCTGCCGGACTCACACCGCTTCTACACCGCTGTCATCGAGTCCTTCCGACGACGTCAGGGATGGCAGCTCATCGTGAGCTGCGGCCCGTTGGCTCAGCAACTCCGTGGCGAGGCGCTACCCCCGACCATTCGCGTGGAGGCCTCGGTGCCTCAACTGGAGGTCCTCTCCCGGGCGAGCCTGTTCCTGAATCACGCCGGCATCGGCTCTGTCCGGGAGGCGCTGTACTTCGGCGTCCCGCTGCTCCTGTTCCCCGATGAATCAGACCAGCCCGGGCTGACGGCGAGGCTGGTGCACCACAAGCTTGGCCTCCGTGGCGACATCCGCACGAAGGATGCCCGCGTCATCACCGAGCGGGTGGATGCACTGCTGGGACGCGCCGACATCCGCGCCTCCGTGGAGGCGATGAGACACGCATGCCGTGGCTCGAACGAGCTGGAACAGGGCGTGGATGTCATCGAACGGGCTCTTGGGTGAGTAACTCACCGCTCGTGGCGAATGGCGCGGCCTTTGGGGTCCCCACGCTGGAACCCGCCCGCCAAGAAATACCCTGAAATTCACGAACCGAAGACTTTTCTGGGTGACCGTTCAACTGGGCGCGGAATGACCTCGCCTCACGTGCCTCGCATTCCGCGCAGTGTCGCGAGAGCTGGCTCATGGAGAGTCACCTCGATGTGCTTTCAGCAAGGGAATGAGACATGCGGAGCGGAATGAAGTGGCTCGCGATGGGAAGCCTTGGAGTGGCGCTGTTCACGGGGTGCGCTGGAGCAGAGACGGAGTCAGCCGGCCCTGGTGAATCGGAGACGCCCGTCAACACGACGACCGAGGCCAGCGCCCTGCTGCGCATCGAACTCGAGCCGGGACACACCGTCACGTTCTACGAGCCCGCGCCGGGCGCATTGTACCTGGCCGAGCACAAGCGGCCGGACCAGTCGTTCGTGCTCGGCGACAAGGAGGCCTCGGATGCGCTGCTCGCGTTCAACCGGCTGCGCCCCGGCGCCCCGGTCCCCGCGGAGCTCCAGGCCGCGTATGACCGCGCGCTGAGCCTTCCGAACGACGTGAGTGCGCAAGAGTTTCACGTGGGCGGGGGCCAGAGGGAGGACGCGTCCGCGCGGGCGCCGCGCCCTGGCGTCAGCGAGCAGGGACTGACGTCCTCGAGCAACGCGGCCACGTTCGTCAACAACGGCGGCTGCAACTGGGGACCGCGGTGGAGCACCTGCACGGTGAACTGGGCCAACGGCTTCTATGCCTATACGACCTCGACGTCCGGCCTGTGTGGCGTGGACCACTACTCTGGCAACGGCGTGATCATCCAAATCACCGTCGGGAGCACCATCACGTCGGTGTTCCAGGGTGCGGGAACGCACGCCCAGTACAGCCTGGGCTCCGCTGGCGTTTCGACCACGCGCCGGCTCGACATCACGAACGCCTCCGGTGACAGCTTCCACGTGGGCTGCCGCTGGGGCATCTGAGGTCATGAGCAGGTAACCGGGGACGTGCCGGAGGCCCTACTCCATGAGCCCTGCCGGTCGTCCCCACCTCTCGTCACGCGCTCCGTCTCCGCCGTCCATAGGCGGAGTGCGCGACCTGGTCCGTCGTCAAGGACTCCACCCACCTTCGTGGCCAAGCCATCTCCGGCCCCGCTCGCGCTAGACTCCCGCGAATGTCCCTCGCGAGAACCTCCTGGCTCTGGGCCCTCCTGCTGGCCCTTTCCGCCTGCACCTCCGACTCGCCCCCTTCTTCGACGCCCGACTCCGGAACACCGGCACAGCGCGGCCGAGTGACGGGACAGGCCCTCCTCGAAGGGGTCGCCTCCGAAGGCATCCTCCTCACGCTCCAGGGCACCGAGCACCGCGCCCTCACCAACACGGAGGGCCGCTTCACGATGGAAGACGTCCCCGTGGGGACACACACGCTGGTGGCGCAGCAACTGGGCTACCGCGATGCCACGCAGAGCGTGCAGGTCCAGGCCGGCGAGACGGCCACCGTCACGCTCCACCTCACGGCGGAGCTCGGGGCGTTGCAAGGACTCGTCATCCGCGAGGACGAAGCCCCTGTGCCCGATGCCCGCGTGACGCTGGTCGAGACAGGCACCACCCGGACCACCGACGAACTCGGCCACGTCAACCTGGGCTCACTCGTCCCGGGCACCTACACCGTGGTGGCCGAAAAGGCAGGCCACGTCCGCGCCCAGCAGACGGTCCGCGTCACGAACGTCGAATTCTCCCTGGTCACCCTCATCCTCCGGAGAGAGCGAGGCAGCCTGAACGGCACCGCGCTGCTCGAAGGGGCCACCGCGCATGACGGCATCACCCTCACCTTGCTGGAGAGCGGCGCCACCACGACCACGGATGCGCAGGGCCACTTCACCTTCGCCAGCGTCCCCACGGGCACGTACACGGTGCAGGCCCGGAAGGGCCTCTACGCCGACGCCCGTCAGCCCGTGGAGATCCGCGCGAACCTGCCGAGCCAGGTCAGCCTGACGCTGAATCGACTCCAGGCCCCGGAGCTCACGGCGCCCGCGCTGGCCGTCCAACGCGGCCACCTGCGGCTGACAGGCGCCCACTTCGGCGCGGAGCAAGGAAGCCACGGCATCACCCTGGGCGGCGTGGAGGTCGACGAATACCTCGCCTGGTCCGATGCGGAAGTGGTGGTTCGCGTGCCCGAGAGCCTCGCGCCCGGCGTGCACGAGCTGGTCATGACATCCGGCGTGAGCTGGCGGCCCGATGCGACCGCCTCGCTGCGCGTGCTCCGGCAACGGACCCTGTCGTACGCGGCCAACTGGGGCATGGGCGTGCTGCCCGACAACACCGTCACCATCTGGGGCTCGGCCGATGCGTCGACCGGCCTCACGCCGGTTCCCTCCGCGCTCTCCGATGTCGTGAGCGTGGCCTCCGGAATGTCCTTCGCGGTGGCATTGCAGGCCGATGGCAGCGTCATCAAATGGGGAGGGCCCGATCCCCTCCCGGTGCCCGACGGCCTGTCGGACGTGGTGGCCATCAGCGCGAGCGGCGCCCGTGCCCTCGCGCTCAAGCGGGATGGAAGCGTCGTCACCATCGCCACGAGCAACGCCGAGGAGACGCCCGTCCCCGAGGGACTGCGGAACGTGGTCGCGGTCTCCGCGGGGCCGTTCCACGGCATGGCGCTCAAGGCGGACGGCACTCTTTCCGTCTGGGGACAAGATGTCTTCGACCTCCAGGATGTCCCAGCGGACCTGCAGGACGTGGTGGTCATCGCCAGCACGAGCAACAGCGCACTGGCGCTGCGGTCGGATGGAACCGCGGCCGTCTGGGGCTTCGGCGCGGCGTACTACGACCTCGCGAGCACCCCGGACCTCAGCGATGTCGTGGAGGTCGCGGGCGGCGAACACCACTACATGGCGCTCCGCTCCAACGGCAGCCTCCTCGCATGGGGAAACAGCGCCTATGGGCAAACGACGCTCCCTTCGGGATTGACAGACGTCGCCGCCGTCGCGGGGCAGGCCTTCAACAAAAGCCTGGCACTGCGATGGAACGGAACTCTCGCGAATTGGGGGACTCGACGCCTTTGTACCTGCCACCTCCGGGCCTCGTCCTTCGCGTCCCTGCTCGGTAGCACAAGCACACACGAAGAAGGTGATGCACCAGGCGCTGCGGCTCCGGCCAGTGCATTCGTCCGCCTTGGACAGCCAGGATTGACCGTTCGTTGCGTATCTCCCCGGATAGGGCTTGTCGCCTTTTCCATGGGTGGGGGATTGAATGAACTGGCTGAAGTGGTCCGTCCTCGTTGGGTCGACGTGTGCGATGACGCTGGTGGGCTGTGGCTCGCCCGAGCAGGATGCGCAGGAGTTCCCGGAGAACCCCTCTCCGAACGGACCGAGTTCCGAGGCGCC
This genomic window from Myxococcus hansupus contains:
- a CDS encoding NIPSNAP family protein is translated as MSSVPTPCCSVLELRQYTLRPGQRDALIALFDQHFVESQEAAGMHIVGQFRDEDRTDRFVWLRGFPDMSSRRAALGAFYGGPVWKAHREAANATMQDSDNVLLLRPVRADTGLEHPGSPRPHGDAAILPTSRVEVTLAFLKAPADARLHGFFEQRLRPVLRDLGAAPQGLFQTEPAENTFPALPVRTGEHVLAWLTVFPSAERHQSHREQRARSTAWTEQVLPGLAPALCAPLEHLTLVPTLRSQLR
- a CDS encoding PLP-dependent aminotransferase family protein, with protein sequence MKTSSGVVTSLLLRLDPRISTPLHEQIFEGVRLRILRGELAPGWRLPSSRQLATELDVARSTVLQALDALAAEGYIVTRAGASTRVAPELPIAPEDRPRSHAAHKSRGPRLARSARARKAAPVGAPRLGAAPRAFRPGVPALDLFPAALWGRTVMRVHTRASTGLLDGGDPLGHAPLREAIANHVSASRGVRCTAEQVFVTSGTQQAFDEILGLSLDPGDAVWVEDPGYPGVRRAVLAAGGLPVPVPVDADGLDVGAGVARAPRARGAVVAPSHQYPLGATLSLARRMALLKWAERTRSVIIEDDYDSEFRHRGRPLTALQGLDETGCVVYVGTFSKSMFPGLRLGFFVAPPPLVDAFAAARAAFPAPASALEQAALAVFIEEGHFARHLRRMRVAYRERGEALLEALRADCAGALTPRACDTGMQLTASLAAPLSDQRVRDEAARRGVEVAALSDYASGRHREGGLVFGFGCVRPEALREGTRTLARALEAAREFGTIRPMARRP
- a CDS encoding glycosyltransferase; its protein translation is MSTVGIYMLPEYGGLNATFSLAGAMVRRGHRVRYFVPESFAEHVSRQGFEFSRYTQSLRVTASWATRVPGVRFLHLRARYHEHLAAAFNAWVDTDGIDGVLVDPVVWDIAAGAHERGLPYLSLNPTYAAPFSLDYPSVHSSAIPSSSGPLARARNLVTWSLHAKIPVRRGLYDHGIRWAGHSAFRSMRRAGRRVRWGDFGYRPDVEELVIGPSALDFEPLRALPGRHYLGTCVEPARDDGAFDWTGHDASKPLAYCSLGTFAEFLPDSHRFYTAVIESFRRRQGWQLIVSCGPLAQQLRGEALPPTIRVEASVPQLEVLSRASLFLNHAGIGSVREALYFGVPLLLFPDESDQPGLTARLVHHKLGLRGDIRTKDARVITERVDALLGRADIRASVEAMRHACRGSNELEQGVDVIERALG
- a CDS encoding carboxypeptidase regulatory-like domain-containing protein, which produces MSLARTSWLWALLLALSACTSDSPPSSTPDSGTPAQRGRVTGQALLEGVASEGILLTLQGTEHRALTNTEGRFTMEDVPVGTHTLVAQQLGYRDATQSVQVQAGETATVTLHLTAELGALQGLVIREDEAPVPDARVTLVETGTTRTTDELGHVNLGSLVPGTYTVVAEKAGHVRAQQTVRVTNVEFSLVTLILRRERGSLNGTALLEGATAHDGITLTLLESGATTTTDAQGHFTFASVPTGTYTVQARKGLYADARQPVEIRANLPSQVSLTLNRLQAPELTAPALAVQRGHLRLTGAHFGAEQGSHGITLGGVEVDEYLAWSDAEVVVRVPESLAPGVHELVMTSGVSWRPDATASLRVLRQRTLSYAANWGMGVLPDNTVTIWGSADASTGLTPVPSALSDVVSVASGMSFAVALQADGSVIKWGGPDPLPVPDGLSDVVAISASGARALALKRDGSVVTIATSNAEETPVPEGLRNVVAVSAGPFHGMALKADGTLSVWGQDVFDLQDVPADLQDVVVIASTSNSALALRSDGTAAVWGFGAAYYDLASTPDLSDVVEVAGGEHHYMALRSNGSLLAWGNSAYGQTTLPSGLTDVAAVAGQAFNKSLALRWNGTLANWGTRRLCTCHLRASSFASLLGSTSTHEEGDAPGAAAPASAFVRLGQPGLTVRCVSPRIGLVAFSMGGGLNELAEVVRPRWVDVCDDAGGLWLARAGCAGVPGEPLSERTEFRGAWPLHLDGRAAGGGMHRCRDTR